The DNA sequence GAAGCCCACACCAAACTGACCAATCAGCTTGCTGTCTTTCTTCTCATCGCCTGAGAGTTGTTGAAGGAATTCTGCTGTGCCGGAACGGGCAATGGTACCCAGGTTCTGGACAACGTCATCACGGGTCATGCCGATACCGTTATCAGACAGGGTGATGGTGTTCGCTTCTTTGTCGAAGTCCAGGCGGATCTGCAGATCGGAATCGCCTTCGTACAGGCCGTCGTCTTTCAGTGCGGCGAAGCGCAATTTGTCTTCGGCATCAGAGGCATTGGAAATCAGCTCACGAAGGAAGATTTCCTTGTTTGAATACAGAGAATGGATCATCAGTTGAAGTAATTGCTTTACTTCGGTCTGAAAACCCAGAGTTTCTTTTTGGGATTCAACTGTCATTTATTGTCTCTCCTGCAGTCGACATGTGAATTCGTCTTGCAGGAAAATGGGGGCATGCGAAGGCATTTCAAGCCCCGACATGAATCACGCGGCTGTTTAAAGCCGGCAGCAGCCGTGCAATTATATGCGCAAGGAATTCAACTACAGGAGTCGAGTGTGGAAAAGGCCGTGTTGCAACGCTGTTTGACGGTTATAGCGCTTATGCTGCTGCTTACGGGATGCTCTGTAAATCCGGTAACTGGCGAAAGACAGCTTTCCCTGATTGGCGAGAGTCAGGAACTGGCCATGGGCGCCGAGCAGTACACTCCCACCCAGCAGACTCAGGGAGGGCAATTCTACATTGACCCCGAGTTGACGCTATATGTGAGCGAGGTAGGCCAAAAGCTGGCGCGGGTGAGCGATCGCCCCGACCTGCCCTACGAATTCGTGGTGCTGAACAGCAGCGTGCCCAACGCCTGGGCTTTGCCCGGCGGCAAGATTGCCATAAACCGGGGACTGCTGACCGAGCTTGAAGACGAGGCCCAGCTTGCCTCTGTGCTTGGCCATGAGATTGTTCACGCAGCGGCAAGCCACAGTGTTCAGCGGATGCAAAAGGGAATGCTGATCAGCGCAGGTGTAGCCGGGCTGGGTTATGCATTATCTGACAATGAGTGGGCAGGCCTGCTTATGGGTGGCGCAGCGGTGGGAGCACAGCTCGCGCTGGCCCAATACGGGCAAGGCGATGAACTGGAATCGGATCACTACGGCATGCTTTATATGAAAAAAGCCGGCTACGACCCGCAAGCCGCCGTGGAGCTGCAGGAAATCTTTCTGGACCTTTCCAAAGGCCAGCAGTCCGGGTTTATTGACGGCCTGTTTGCCACCCATCCGCCTTCAGCCAGACGCGTGAAGGAGAACAGCGCGCTGGTCGCTGAAATAGGCGGCGGTGGCTACCATGGTGCAGAGGAATATAAAAAGA is a window from the Marinobacter sp. ANT_B65 genome containing:
- a CDS encoding M48 family metalloprotease, with protein sequence MLLLTGCSVNPVTGERQLSLIGESQELAMGAEQYTPTQQTQGGQFYIDPELTLYVSEVGQKLARVSDRPDLPYEFVVLNSSVPNAWALPGGKIAINRGLLTELEDEAQLASVLGHEIVHAAASHSVQRMQKGMLISAGVAGLGYALSDNEWAGLLMGGAAVGAQLALAQYGQGDELESDHYGMLYMKKAGYDPQAAVELQEIFLDLSKGQQSGFIDGLFATHPPSARRVKENSALVAEIGGGGYHGAEEYKKKTATLRKLQPAYDAHDEAMKLASDGDLNGALAKINKAIDLLPREAMFYSLRGRIYQEQDKQDKASSDFDKAVAMYPEMFMYRIHSGLTALQLNNLDKARENLTRANEVVPTSIAFLRLGDIAVKENKREEAIAYYSTAAESSGDIAEEARQKLAALTQ